The Pectobacterium wasabiae CFBP 3304 DNA segment ATAAATAACAATAACAATAACAATAACAATAACAATAACAATAACAATAACAATAACAATAACGATGCAGTCTGAGTGTTTTTGGCCATTACAGCGTGTGAATAATTAGTTAATCTGATTTTTTATTCGTGTTGACTAAGAGGGATAAACGCACTAACTCATTTTCATGTGGTTGTTTTACAAACTTTATATCAATGTATAAGAAAATATTTTAAAATGATTAATAAGAGGTTTAAAATGGTTAATGATATTTTTCAAGCTATCCGAAGTGGTTTAAATGAAGAATTATTTACTGTAGTTAATATTGACAACATAAATGTAGTTAATGAATACAATCAAAATTTACTGCATGAGGCTATTACTTCTGGGAATGTCGAAGTAATCGATAGATTGGTTGAATTAGGGATTGATGTTAACCATCAGGATAATAATGGTCAAACACCTTTACACTACGCGGTGCAACGCAAAATGGGGGATGTTAGTGAGACGATTCTAATGAATAAAGGTGATGTTTTAATTGCTGATAAATCGGGTAATCAGGCTCTTTGGACCGCAGTATTTAATGCCAGGGGAGACTACGGTATGGTCCATTTA contains these protein-coding regions:
- a CDS encoding ankyrin repeat domain-containing protein, with the translated sequence MVNDIFQAIRSGLNEELFTVVNIDNINVVNEYNQNLLHEAITSGNVEVIDRLVELGIDVNHQDNNGQTPLHYAVQRKMGDVSETILMNKGDVLIADKSGNQALWTAVFNARGDYGMVHLLLKYHAIPDHKNHYGKSPLDFSRQIKDAEIISIFEGAI